A region from the Halosolutus gelatinilyticus genome encodes:
- a CDS encoding CBS domain-containing protein: MGSELSVREVLTTEFVGASESDSVLGAVRLMREEQTSSVVVLRGSEPIGVMTEWDVLGLVADEGDPAETPVAEVMTSPVVSVSPDRSLADVATTMARENVRNIVVEDEDELLGVVTQRDVITAAGSLQATPSPAQGIDRSIEDERPVEGTNARPAVEEPQLLPNGGDEYSTQGVCEACGSLADSLWDANGQLVCSDCRSV, encoded by the coding sequence ATGGGATCGGAACTGTCGGTCAGAGAAGTCCTGACGACCGAATTCGTCGGGGCCAGCGAGTCGGATAGCGTCCTCGGCGCCGTCCGGCTGATGCGGGAAGAGCAAACCAGTAGCGTCGTCGTGCTCCGCGGATCGGAACCGATCGGCGTCATGACCGAGTGGGACGTCCTCGGACTCGTCGCCGACGAAGGCGATCCGGCCGAAACGCCGGTCGCGGAGGTCATGACCTCGCCGGTCGTCTCGGTCTCCCCCGATCGCTCCCTCGCCGACGTCGCCACCACGATGGCCCGCGAAAACGTGCGAAACATCGTCGTCGAGGACGAGGACGAACTGCTCGGCGTCGTCACCCAGCGGGACGTCATCACCGCGGCGGGCTCGCTCCAGGCGACACCGTCGCCTGCGCAGGGGATCGATCGCTCGATCGAAGACGAACGGCCCGTCGAGGGGACGAACGCCCGCCCCGCCGTCGAGGAACCGCAACTGCTCCCCAACGGCGGCGACGAGTACTCGACGCAGGGCGTCTGCGAGGCGTGCGGCTCGCTCGCCGACTCGCTGTGGGACGCCAACGGGCAGCTGGTCTGTTCCGACTGTCGATCGGTGTGA
- a CDS encoding ribonuclease H-like domain-containing protein → MRIENSFIPVRGVGEITERRLWENGITHWDEFDGSVVGDTLADRIETFIDDGRTHLERGDVSVFADALPATSRWRLYENVRAETCFLDIETTGLNPSCNDVTTVSLHRDGETATFVKGRDLTARRLESELADAALLATFNGQRFDVPFLETCFDIDVSIPHVDLMYPCKKLGLDGGLKAIECELGIDRDVPEISGRDAVRLWYEYEGGDEAALETLIEYNRADTANMEPLMELVTDRLHETVFEAARSDG, encoded by the coding sequence GTGCGAATCGAGAACAGTTTCATTCCCGTTCGCGGCGTCGGCGAGATCACCGAACGCCGGCTATGGGAGAACGGAATCACTCACTGGGACGAGTTCGACGGCAGCGTGGTCGGCGACACCCTCGCCGATCGGATCGAAACGTTCATCGACGACGGGCGAACCCACCTGGAACGGGGCGACGTCTCCGTCTTCGCCGACGCGCTCCCCGCCACGAGTCGGTGGCGGCTCTACGAGAACGTCAGGGCGGAGACGTGCTTTCTCGACATCGAAACCACGGGCCTGAACCCGAGTTGCAACGACGTCACGACGGTCAGCCTCCACCGGGACGGGGAGACGGCGACGTTCGTCAAGGGGCGCGATCTCACGGCTCGTCGACTCGAATCCGAACTCGCGGACGCCGCGTTGCTGGCCACGTTCAACGGGCAGCGCTTCGACGTCCCCTTCCTCGAAACGTGTTTCGATATCGACGTCTCCATCCCCCACGTCGATCTCATGTACCCCTGCAAGAAACTCGGTCTCGACGGCGGGTTGAAAGCGATCGAATGCGAGCTGGGGATCGATCGCGATGTGCCGGAGATCAGCGGTCGCGACGCCGTCCGCCTCTGGTACGAATACGAGGGTGGCGACGAAGCGGCCCTCGAGACGCTAATCGAGTACAACCGGGCCGACACGGCGAACATGGAGCCGCTGATGGAACTCGTCACCGATCGGCTCCACGAGACCGTCTTCGAAGCGGCCCGTTCTGACGGGTAA
- a CDS encoding GNAT family N-acetyltransferase: MTVQPTIEPATRADLDAIAELWVRLARSQRDHGSYVRAGANRTAMRDTLAAHLHTGGLLVARADDDLVGFATFSIERGSLELDATRGLLSNLYVEPDYRDRGIGAALLEVAEEKLADRGAEVVILEAMADNEAARRFYRDRGYDTYRIGMARSIDDSSENDTHSKEDG; this comes from the coding sequence ATGACCGTTCAGCCGACGATCGAGCCGGCGACGCGGGCCGATCTCGACGCGATCGCGGAGCTGTGGGTTCGGCTGGCTCGCAGCCAGCGCGATCACGGCTCGTACGTCCGCGCCGGGGCGAACCGGACGGCGATGCGGGACACACTCGCCGCCCACCTGCATACGGGCGGCCTACTCGTCGCCCGCGCGGACGACGACCTCGTCGGATTCGCCACGTTCTCGATCGAGCGCGGGTCGCTGGAACTCGACGCCACGCGAGGGCTGCTCTCGAACCTCTACGTCGAACCCGACTATCGGGATCGGGGAATCGGCGCCGCGTTGCTCGAGGTCGCCGAGGAGAAACTCGCCGACCGGGGCGCGGAGGTGGTGATCCTCGAAGCGATGGCCGACAACGAGGCCGCGAGACGGTTCTACCGGGATCGCGGGTACGACACCTACCGGATCGGGATGGCCCGATCGATCGACGATTCGTCGGAAAACGACACACACTCAAAGGAGGACGGATAA
- a CDS encoding DUF7547 family protein codes for MTERDDELTEAVRELTRTVDELRRELRATNRRPSVRGRPPLPRPPSPTELLRMTDEVAIPALLAGLEASVRALEAFQRGLRLVRTEREVRERTTDAADDVTERASTLRRTTLSQLDTVLEELQRAATDGALSADDGARDLLAEARELRDDVDRRLARVTDELDAGERSSGGTRVDIDIDRPGESDGDDADGDDTATEEDQPSNAAVDVDAELETLKDQYAPEDDAGDGDENEREDDTGESRGDDGTNGEDGSNRDDGDSDAADGTDGNDDENEN; via the coding sequence ATGACCGAACGCGACGACGAACTTACGGAGGCGGTTCGCGAACTCACGCGAACGGTCGACGAGCTTCGTCGGGAGCTCCGGGCGACGAATCGACGACCGAGCGTTCGCGGCCGACCGCCGCTTCCCCGCCCGCCGTCTCCGACCGAACTGCTTCGGATGACGGACGAGGTCGCCATCCCCGCGCTCCTCGCCGGACTCGAGGCCAGCGTCCGCGCCCTCGAAGCGTTTCAGCGCGGTCTCCGGCTCGTGCGAACCGAGCGTGAGGTCCGCGAACGGACGACGGACGCGGCCGACGACGTGACCGAACGGGCGAGCACGCTCCGGCGGACGACGCTGTCACAGCTCGATACGGTCCTGGAGGAACTCCAGCGGGCTGCCACCGACGGCGCGCTGTCAGCCGACGACGGCGCCCGCGATCTCCTCGCCGAGGCGCGCGAGTTACGCGACGACGTCGATCGACGCCTCGCGCGGGTGACGGACGAACTCGACGCGGGCGAGCGATCGAGCGGCGGGACTCGGGTCGACATCGACATCGACCGCCCGGGCGAGAGCGACGGAGATGACGCGGACGGTGATGACACGGCTACCGAGGAGGATCAGCCCTCGAACGCGGCCGTCGACGTCGACGCCGAACTCGAGACGTTGAAGGATCAATACGCGCCGGAAGACGACGCGGGGGACGGGGACGAGAACGAGCGTGAAGACGATACCGGCGAGAGCCGCGGGGACGACGGGACGAACGGTGAAGACGGATCGAACCGCGACGACGGCGACAGTGACGCCGCCGACGGCACTGACGGGAACGACGACGAAAACGAAAACTAA
- a CDS encoding acyl-CoA thioesterase, protein MTGYTYETDIDVRLRDIDFMGHVNNAVYATYLEQARERFFIDVVGVSLADAATVLANLEIDYARPIEAGQDVSVALRVPELGDSSVPMAYEIRADGQRAATARTVQVIVDRETGRSAPIPAAWRSRIEAHRD, encoded by the coding sequence ATGACCGGATACACGTACGAAACCGATATCGACGTCCGGCTTCGGGACATCGATTTCATGGGCCACGTCAACAACGCCGTCTACGCGACCTATCTCGAACAGGCCAGGGAACGCTTTTTCATCGACGTCGTCGGCGTCTCACTCGCCGACGCGGCGACGGTCCTGGCGAACCTTGAGATCGACTACGCTCGGCCGATCGAGGCCGGCCAGGACGTCTCCGTCGCCCTCCGAGTTCCCGAACTCGGCGATTCGAGCGTCCCGATGGCGTACGAGATCCGCGCCGACGGACAGCGGGCGGCGACGGCGCGGACCGTTCAGGTGATCGTCGACCGGGAAACGGGCCGATCGGCGCCGATCCCGGCGGCGTGGCGGTCTCGAATCGAGGCGCATCGGGACTGA
- a CDS encoding GTP cyclohydrolase III: MTNTQVTLVQIDNYGPWTVTPEPRREADLQTLQSRLYADISQFVGNRYGYVFFTRFDNMIAVTNGLSLSDHELLQESVGNRYPVTLSLGVATGTTPVQALADATSLIQNAGSAQDKNRRECLEGRVVEDEYRTDGDVQIAHFDVINATGQYTDELNAFDTFIEIEQGYAELMRHMRYAHDSLSFFVGGDNVIVVCPDLEAADYEDAIYHVQATVDVELQVGVGRGATAHEAGMGAKHALETCRADGTRVELDW; encoded by the coding sequence GTGACCAACACGCAGGTAACGCTCGTTCAGATCGACAACTACGGGCCGTGGACGGTGACGCCGGAGCCGCGCCGTGAAGCCGACCTCCAGACCCTCCAGTCTCGGCTCTACGCCGACATCTCCCAGTTCGTCGGGAATCGCTACGGGTACGTGTTCTTCACCCGCTTCGACAATATGATCGCCGTCACGAACGGCCTCTCGCTTTCGGACCACGAACTCCTCCAGGAGTCCGTGGGGAACCGGTATCCCGTGACGCTCAGCCTCGGCGTCGCGACCGGAACGACGCCGGTGCAGGCGCTCGCCGACGCCACCTCGTTGATTCAGAACGCCGGCAGCGCGCAGGACAAGAACCGCCGGGAGTGTCTCGAAGGTCGCGTCGTCGAAGACGAGTACCGGACCGACGGGGACGTCCAGATCGCCCACTTCGACGTGATCAACGCCACGGGCCAGTACACGGACGAACTCAACGCCTTCGACACGTTCATCGAGATCGAACAGGGGTACGCGGAACTGATGCGACACATGCGCTACGCCCACGACAGCCTCTCGTTTTTCGTCGGCGGAGACAACGTCATCGTCGTCTGTCCCGACCTCGAGGCCGCCGACTACGAGGACGCGATCTACCACGTCCAAGCGACAGTCGACGTCGAACTCCAGGTCGGCGTCGGCCGCGGGGCCACCGCACACGAGGCCGGAATGGGTGCGAAACACGCCCTCGAAACCTGTCGAGCCGACGGAACGAGGGTCGAACTCGACTGGTAA
- a CDS encoding OB-fold domain-containing protein, translating into MTMDATRYEDGSISYPGHPRGPGGAEPAETIDLSEYTAEVVTWTTSTATPPGVREPNTLAIVEFDVDGEPVRAIGQVTTDEIETGDEVRPVHVEELREPGAGIREPESQAWDGYRFEPV; encoded by the coding sequence ATGACGATGGACGCAACCCGGTACGAGGACGGCTCGATCAGCTACCCCGGTCACCCGCGCGGCCCCGGCGGCGCGGAACCGGCGGAAACGATCGACCTCAGCGAGTACACCGCCGAGGTCGTCACCTGGACGACGAGCACCGCGACGCCGCCGGGCGTCCGCGAACCCAACACGCTCGCGATCGTCGAGTTCGACGTCGACGGCGAACCGGTCCGGGCGATCGGGCAGGTGACGACCGACGAGATCGAGACGGGCGACGAGGTCCGCCCGGTCCACGTCGAGGAGCTCCGCGAACCCGGGGCCGGCATCCGAGAACCCGAGAGCCAGGCCTGGGACGGCTACCGGTTCGAACCGGTGTAA
- a CDS encoding HalOD1 output domain-containing protein, which produces MLLSLDRSDADEGMSLSYKVIAAIAEREGIDPIDLEPPEYDALYDAVNPEALDSLFAPRENGASRSTGRVEFPFCGYHVAVTDSGEVELAELERSS; this is translated from the coding sequence ATGCTACTCTCGCTCGATCGTTCGGATGCCGACGAAGGCATGTCACTTAGTTACAAGGTTATCGCTGCAATCGCCGAGCGCGAAGGTATCGATCCGATCGATCTCGAACCGCCGGAGTACGATGCACTCTACGACGCGGTCAACCCCGAAGCGCTCGATTCACTGTTTGCCCCCCGAGAGAACGGGGCGAGTCGATCGACCGGACGGGTCGAATTCCCCTTTTGCGGGTATCACGTCGCCGTAACGGATTCCGGTGAGGTGGAACTCGCCGAACTCGAACGGAGTTCCTGA
- a CDS encoding DUF7504 family protein, with product MERESGRGSSDLATFAQALTTLKREGSNLLLVGADTADVHHAICHRLLGETSHGSRYRLFVTNGDDRRVAHERDSTTETMRMIDYAALERAALDVPTASDRTPIGRLGIEIIEAIDDLEAVAHGLDPAELRVCVDSLVPLLEEHAAETVFRLLQMTTSRVDRARGMGHYHLPLDRAHEAVVLFEPLFDAIVEVRSRGDSYEQQWDLRDRGLTTDWLPLSRR from the coding sequence ATGGAACGCGAGTCCGGGCGCGGCTCTTCCGATCTGGCGACGTTTGCGCAGGCGCTTACGACGCTCAAGCGGGAGGGGAGCAACCTGCTACTCGTGGGGGCGGACACGGCCGACGTTCATCACGCCATCTGTCACCGGTTGCTGGGGGAAACGAGTCACGGTTCGCGCTACCGGCTCTTCGTCACGAACGGCGACGATCGGCGGGTAGCTCACGAACGGGACTCGACGACGGAGACGATGCGGATGATCGACTACGCCGCGCTCGAACGCGCCGCGCTCGACGTCCCGACGGCCTCGGATCGGACGCCGATCGGGAGGCTCGGGATCGAAATCATCGAAGCGATCGACGACCTCGAAGCCGTGGCCCACGGCCTCGACCCGGCCGAACTCCGGGTCTGCGTCGATTCGCTGGTCCCGTTGCTCGAGGAGCACGCGGCCGAAACGGTGTTTCGACTGCTTCAGATGACGACCTCGCGGGTCGATCGCGCTCGGGGGATGGGCCACTACCACCTGCCGCTCGATCGAGCCCACGAGGCCGTCGTCCTCTTCGAACCGCTATTCGACGCGATCGTCGAGGTTCGATCGCGCGGCGATTCGTACGAACAGCAATGGGACCTCCGCGATCGGGGGCTGACCACCGATTGGCTCCCGCTCTCCCGCCGGTGA